A DNA window from Acetilactobacillus jinshanensis contains the following coding sequences:
- a CDS encoding YggT family protein — MLNIIISILNLLADVVNIYMMIIVVFALMSWLPGAYDSKLGRFLGKLVIPFQRCFDFASIGMISFAPVLALAVLYILQRALVSWIPTILVRILS, encoded by the coding sequence ATGTTGAATATTATTATTTCAATCCTTAATCTTCTGGCGGATGTCGTTAATATTTATATGATGATCATCGTTGTATTTGCGTTAATGAGCTGGCTACCAGGGGCATATGATTCAAAATTGGGACGTTTTCTTGGTAAGTTAGTAATTCCGTTTCAACGATGTTTTGATTTTGCGTCAATTGGAATGATAAGTTTTGCTCCCGTATTGGCTTTAGCAGTTTTATACATTCTGCAAAGGGCTTTAGTTAGTTGGATTCCAACCATTCTTGTAAGGATCTTATCATGA
- a CDS encoding penicillin-binding transpeptidase domain-containing protein → MNNGRKTTIAKNKKFLHRNQKVVGEILFFLFIFVFLIVALRSSYISIFKSAHNVNLVQQTRNLYTQSNVIKPRRGAIYDANGQPLAENISTYSVYLVLNHKQKSIKGRPLYVTNKHKVARVLSHYLPIKDHEILKALSPKQSAFQVSLGNYGQNISEQTKNKIQRYHLNGVHFTQQPARLYPNGTFASHLIGLAAPVNTKTGTHLAGEMGIEKAFNKLLAGRTGYREVQQNDLDGHNKHNRSVKNGDDVYTTLDYRLQTLLEGRMSAIYNNVHPSEMGAVLMNARNGDILAATQRPSFNATTKKGVNSIWRNVLTQDLYEPGSTMKPFTMSASINSHHYNGNDTFESGKYFIDGKEIPDWDPNGWGRISFNKGFALSSNVAMAHLERNMGSQTWKKYIERFKLLKPINIGLGDSVDGQMPFKYPIDQANTAFGQGIELTAMQMMRGFSAIANNGKMLRPHLISKVVNPQTHKVVRQYNSKVIGRPITANTASQVRHHMEDVVYKPYGIGHDYQIHGYPIAAKTGTAQISNGKGYSQGFDNYLYSVVGMAPANNPKYVLYITMKQPKLNGHTADQDISSIFKPVMIRALNDDNHFVRNDENIMPNVKGDKIKHAKKILNRLGLTVLIHGNKSTGTVKEQSITGGRHVIKGSRVVLVDNK, encoded by the coding sequence ATGAACAATGGTCGCAAAACAACAATAGCTAAGAACAAGAAGTTTCTTCACCGAAATCAAAAGGTTGTCGGTGAGATTCTTTTCTTTTTGTTTATTTTTGTATTTTTAATCGTCGCGTTAAGAAGTTCATACATATCGATTTTTAAGAGTGCGCATAACGTTAATTTAGTTCAGCAAACTCGTAATCTCTACACTCAGAGTAACGTTATCAAACCTAGACGAGGTGCAATTTATGATGCTAACGGACAACCATTAGCTGAAAACATTAGCACTTATTCAGTTTATTTGGTCCTGAATCATAAACAAAAGAGCATCAAAGGTCGTCCCCTATACGTTACTAATAAACATAAGGTAGCACGAGTCCTTTCGCATTATTTACCAATTAAGGATCATGAGATTTTAAAGGCTTTATCCCCAAAGCAAAGTGCTTTTCAGGTCTCATTAGGTAATTATGGTCAAAATATTTCTGAACAAACCAAAAATAAAATTCAACGATATCATTTAAACGGTGTCCATTTTACCCAGCAGCCAGCACGTCTTTATCCAAACGGTACTTTTGCATCGCATTTAATTGGTCTAGCTGCACCGGTTAACACTAAAACCGGTACGCATTTAGCTGGCGAAATGGGCATTGAAAAGGCCTTTAATAAATTGTTAGCCGGTCGCACTGGTTATCGTGAAGTTCAGCAAAATGATCTTGATGGTCATAATAAACATAATCGATCGGTTAAAAACGGTGATGATGTATATACAACATTAGATTATCGTTTACAGACATTGCTAGAAGGTCGAATGTCAGCAATTTATAATAACGTTCATCCTTCCGAAATGGGTGCCGTATTAATGAATGCTAGAAATGGTGATATTTTAGCTGCGACCCAGCGGCCTTCGTTTAACGCCACCACCAAAAAGGGTGTTAACAGCATCTGGCGCAACGTTTTAACCCAAGATCTGTATGAACCAGGCTCCACGATGAAGCCATTTACGATGTCAGCATCGATTAACAGCCACCATTATAACGGTAACGATACATTTGAATCTGGTAAATATTTCATTGACGGAAAAGAAATTCCTGACTGGGATCCAAATGGCTGGGGTCGAATTAGTTTTAATAAGGGCTTTGCATTGTCTAGTAACGTTGCAATGGCTCATTTAGAACGCAACATGGGTAGTCAAACCTGGAAGAAGTATATTGAACGTTTTAAACTTTTGAAGCCCATTAATATTGGCTTGGGTGACAGCGTAGACGGTCAGATGCCGTTTAAATACCCAATTGATCAAGCTAATACGGCTTTTGGTCAAGGGATTGAATTAACAGCGATGCAGATGATGAGAGGCTTCTCAGCAATCGCTAATAATGGGAAGATGCTTCGTCCACACTTGATTTCCAAGGTTGTTAATCCACAGACGCATAAGGTTGTTCGCCAGTATAATTCAAAAGTAATTGGTCGTCCAATCACAGCTAACACGGCTAGTCAGGTTCGTCATCATATGGAAGACGTTGTGTATAAGCCATATGGAATTGGTCATGATTACCAAATTCATGGTTATCCAATCGCTGCGAAAACCGGAACTGCCCAGATAAGTAATGGCAAGGGCTATTCACAAGGCTTTGATAATTATCTGTATTCAGTAGTTGGGATGGCTCCTGCTAACAATCCAAAATACGTATTATATATAACCATGAAGCAGCCAAAATTAAATGGCCATACTGCGGATCAGGATATATCTTCGATTTTTAAACCCGTTATGATTAGAGCTTTAAATGATGACAATCATTTTGTTCGAAACGATGAAAATATAATGCCTAACGTAAAAGGTGATAAGATTAAACATGCCAAGAAAATTTTGAACCGGTTAGGCTTAACGGTCTTAATTCATGGTAATAAATCCACTGGGACCGTTAAAGAACAGTCAATTACCGGTGGTAGACACGTTATTAAGGGCAGTCGAGTCGTATTAGTTGATAACAAATGA
- the murG gene encoding undecaprenyldiphospho-muramoylpentapeptide beta-N-acetylglucosaminyltransferase has translation MRLMVSGGGTGGHIYPALALIEDLMEKEPDSKVLYVGSTRGLEKNIVPKKGIPFKELKIQGFKRSFSLSSICDNFKTLYLFLKSVHESKKLIKQFKPDIVIGTGGYVSGAVVYAAAREHIPTMIHEQNSLVGLTNKFLSHFVDKIAIAFHMAASQFPKDKIVFTGNPRAQQAAHIKSNFSWSEYGLDPNTPTVLIFGGSQGALKINSATMKAIPEFNQKPYQVVFVTGQKRYDYVKKQLANVKVGKNVIVKPYIYNMPQVLPKVSLIVGRAGATSLAEITALGIPSILIPSPYVTADHQTKNAMSLVKRGAAEILTEKDLTGKRLVNMIDDLIDNRSKLQKMGMNSKKLGMPDASDRLLKVMNSLIKNNK, from the coding sequence ATGCGTTTAATGGTTTCCGGTGGCGGTACTGGTGGTCATATTTATCCAGCACTAGCTTTAATTGAAGATTTAATGGAAAAAGAACCCGATTCTAAGGTATTATACGTGGGATCAACTAGAGGTCTTGAAAAGAACATCGTGCCTAAGAAAGGGATCCCATTTAAAGAATTAAAGATCCAAGGATTTAAGAGGTCATTTTCCTTAAGTAGCATCTGCGATAATTTTAAGACTCTTTACTTATTCTTAAAAAGTGTCCATGAATCTAAGAAATTAATTAAGCAGTTTAAGCCTGACATTGTGATTGGAACAGGTGGCTATGTTTCTGGTGCCGTTGTCTATGCTGCTGCTCGAGAACATATCCCAACCATGATTCATGAACAAAATAGTTTAGTGGGCTTAACCAATAAATTCTTAAGTCATTTTGTTGATAAGATTGCGATTGCATTTCATATGGCGGCTTCACAATTTCCTAAGGATAAGATTGTCTTTACAGGTAATCCAAGAGCTCAGCAAGCTGCACACATCAAGAGTAATTTTAGTTGGTCAGAATACGGCTTGGATCCAAATACGCCAACGGTATTAATCTTTGGTGGTAGCCAAGGTGCTTTAAAGATTAACTCGGCAACGATGAAGGCCATTCCTGAATTCAATCAAAAACCGTACCAGGTTGTTTTCGTAACGGGACAAAAACGTTATGATTACGTTAAAAAACAGCTAGCTAACGTTAAAGTTGGTAAAAATGTAATCGTAAAGCCTTATATCTACAACATGCCACAGGTATTACCAAAGGTTTCATTAATTGTTGGCCGAGCCGGTGCCACTAGTCTAGCTGAAATCACAGCATTGGGGATTCCTTCAATTTTAATCCCAAGTCCATACGTTACTGCTGATCATCAAACTAAGAACGCAATGAGTTTGGTAAAACGTGGCGCTGCTGAAATCTTAACCGAAAAAGATTTAACCGGGAAACGATTAGTTAATATGATTGATGACTTAATTGATAATCGTTCAAAGTTACAAAAGATGGGCATGAATTCCAAAAAATTAGGGATGCCAGATGCTTCTGATCGATTATTAAAGGTTATGAATTCATTAATTAAAAATAATAAATAA
- a CDS encoding cell division protein FtsQ/DivIB has protein sequence MKFDFNNRENVNNFRVNHQISQDNDFHNQYKFSKSREEARYKRLKRLLANFALILAELLVIILIAFYFVSPLNRISSVSVRGNRTILASSMIRNMNAKPGDSVFRLMAHTSRFKKYAFEQNAQLKSIHVRIHKWNHVNVKMSEYPVIAYLSRHNHYYAVTNNGRTAYQCTKVNQAYPILVNFKASQKLRSFVKTYRQLPNSVKPDIDKIVYSPTNIDPDRIHVYMSDGNQIYANYKNWQRKMKYYSAISKSMKKRGTINMELGVYSKAFRH, from the coding sequence ATGAAGTTTGATTTTAATAATCGTGAAAACGTAAATAATTTTCGTGTTAATCATCAAATTTCACAGGATAATGACTTTCATAATCAATATAAATTTAGCAAGTCTCGTGAAGAGGCTCGTTATAAGCGATTAAAACGATTATTAGCTAATTTTGCTCTAATTTTGGCGGAGCTTTTAGTAATTATTTTAATTGCTTTTTATTTTGTGTCACCACTGAACCGGATTTCATCGGTATCTGTGAGAGGTAACCGAACGATCTTAGCAAGCAGCATGATAAGGAATATGAATGCCAAACCCGGCGATTCGGTATTTAGATTAATGGCACATACTAGTCGTTTTAAAAAATATGCTTTTGAACAAAATGCCCAATTAAAATCAATTCACGTTCGGATTCATAAATGGAACCACGTTAACGTTAAAATGTCTGAATATCCGGTAATAGCTTATCTTTCACGTCATAATCATTACTATGCCGTAACGAATAACGGCCGGACGGCTTATCAGTGTACTAAAGTAAATCAGGCTTATCCAATCTTAGTTAATTTTAAAGCTAGTCAGAAATTACGGTCCTTTGTAAAAACGTATCGGCAATTACCTAATAGTGTAAAACCGGATATTGATAAAATCGTTTATTCACCCACTAATATCGATCCCGATCGCATCCATGTTTATATGAGTGATGGAAATCAAATTTACGCTAACTATAAAAATTGGCAGCGCAAGATGAAATACTATTCGGCAATTTCAAAATCGATGAAGAAACGCGGTACTATAAATATGGAATTAGGTGTTTATTCAAAGGCGTTTCGCCATTAA
- the ftsA gene encoding cell division protein FtsA: protein MDNSRIYVGLDIGSTSIKVIVAEKAKGQINVLGVGNVASMGAQRGIIVNIDKAAKAIRRAISQAEEKASVQIHRVIVGIPSDLLKIRPCSGMIEISDQSREINDEDVRKVTSSAMIKNLPPEREIIDAIPDEFIVDGFDGIQDPRGMVGVKLEMHGHIITGPKTIIHNTRKAVHQAGLKIKALEVNPLAEGQILLDDGEQEFGTVLIDIGGGQTTAAVIHHHQLKYMTVDHEGGQYITKDISEVLNTSLENAEKLKRDYGYADSLDISKNNEFPVKVVGQSKPVNVSEKLLSEIIQARLEQIFGRIKKGLDQVSALDLPGGIILTGGVAALPGISGLAADYFDSNVKIYVPNQMGLRHPSFALPLSLVAYQAQLSQIEKLVRSATLVNVGPSNDNASNANNDHKVANVNSNDHEKQPNKVGAHKSENKKRRHRINGEGIKRFFSDFFD, encoded by the coding sequence ATGGACAATTCAAGAATATATGTAGGTCTTGATATTGGTTCAACCTCAATCAAAGTTATCGTTGCCGAAAAGGCGAAGGGCCAAATTAACGTATTAGGCGTTGGCAACGTTGCTTCTATGGGGGCTCAGCGTGGCATTATCGTTAATATCGATAAAGCTGCTAAAGCGATTCGACGTGCTATATCGCAAGCTGAAGAAAAAGCCAGTGTCCAGATTCACCGAGTAATCGTTGGTATTCCATCTGACTTATTAAAAATTAGACCGTGTAGTGGAATGATTGAAATTTCTGACCAGTCTAGAGAAATTAATGACGAAGATGTCCGTAAAGTTACATCTTCAGCTATGATCAAGAATCTTCCACCGGAACGTGAAATTATTGATGCAATCCCAGATGAATTTATCGTTGATGGCTTTGACGGGATTCAAGATCCTAGAGGGATGGTCGGCGTTAAATTAGAGATGCATGGCCACATCATCACTGGACCCAAGACCATTATTCATAACACCAGAAAAGCTGTTCATCAAGCCGGTTTAAAGATTAAGGCCCTTGAAGTTAATCCGTTAGCTGAAGGTCAGATCTTACTTGACGATGGTGAACAGGAATTTGGAACCGTCTTAATTGATATCGGTGGCGGACAGACTACCGCCGCAGTTATTCATCATCATCAGTTAAAGTATATGACTGTTGATCATGAAGGTGGCCAATACATAACTAAAGATATTTCTGAAGTTTTGAATACGTCTTTAGAAAATGCTGAAAAATTAAAACGTGATTATGGATACGCTGACTCGCTGGATATTTCAAAGAATAATGAATTTCCGGTTAAAGTTGTTGGTCAGAGTAAACCGGTTAATGTGTCTGAAAAGCTATTATCAGAAATCATTCAAGCTCGTTTAGAACAGATCTTTGGTCGAATTAAAAAGGGCTTAGATCAAGTATCCGCTTTAGATTTACCAGGTGGCATTATTTTAACGGGTGGAGTAGCAGCTCTACCTGGCATTTCCGGATTAGCCGCTGATTATTTTGATTCAAACGTAAAAATTTACGTTCCGAACCAAATGGGGTTACGGCATCCGTCATTTGCATTGCCACTCTCATTAGTTGCTTATCAGGCTCAATTAAGTCAAATTGAAAAATTAGTTCGCTCGGCTACGTTAGTTAACGTTGGACCATCTAATGACAATGCATCTAACGCAAATAACGATCACAAAGTGGCTAACGTGAATTCTAATGATCATGAAAAACAGCCGAATAAAGTTGGCGCACATAAATCAGAAAATAAAAAGCGTCGTCACCGAATCAACGGTGAAGGTATTAAGAGATTCTTTAGCGATTTCTTTGATTAA
- the rsmH gene encoding 16S rRNA (cytosine(1402)-N(4))-methyltransferase RsmH has product MTFKHVPVLLHEAVKSLNIKPNGTYVDCTLGGGGHTSKILSHLSNGHLYAFDQDWEAIKYNQIKLNSEIKANKITLIHDNFRNIKSALSKYSVDHVDGILYDLGVSSPQFDDAKRGFSYRKDSKLDMRMDQDNKLTAWTIVNRWSVHELIRIFFRYGDEKFAKSIARRIKIHRADGPINTTQELVSIIKEGIPAAARRHGGNPAKKVFQALRIAVNDELGALEGSLESAFKLLAMHGRISVITFEPLEDKLVKNMFKERSTVQDVPRGLPVIPESLMPHFKLINRKPIRPSKAELIRNHRSHSARLRTIERIK; this is encoded by the coding sequence ATGACTTTCAAACACGTTCCAGTATTATTACATGAAGCGGTCAAAAGTTTAAATATCAAGCCTAATGGAACGTACGTTGATTGTACATTAGGCGGTGGTGGTCACACGTCAAAGATTTTAAGCCATTTGTCAAACGGTCATTTATATGCTTTTGATCAAGATTGGGAAGCCATTAAATATAATCAAATTAAGTTAAATAGTGAAATTAAAGCAAATAAAATTACCCTGATTCATGATAATTTTAGGAATATTAAGTCAGCACTTAGTAAATATTCTGTTGATCATGTTGATGGAATCCTTTATGACCTAGGCGTTTCATCACCTCAGTTTGACGATGCTAAACGGGGGTTTAGTTATCGTAAGGACTCTAAACTTGATATGAGAATGGATCAGGATAATAAATTAACGGCGTGGACGATCGTTAATCGTTGGAGCGTTCATGAATTAATTAGGATCTTCTTTAGATACGGTGATGAAAAGTTTGCTAAATCAATCGCTCGTCGGATTAAGATCCATCGAGCTGATGGCCCCATTAATACAACTCAGGAATTAGTTTCAATTATTAAAGAAGGAATTCCTGCAGCAGCTCGTCGTCATGGCGGTAATCCGGCTAAAAAGGTTTTTCAAGCTTTACGAATTGCGGTTAACGATGAATTAGGGGCCTTAGAAGGTTCTTTAGAATCGGCATTTAAATTATTGGCAATGCACGGCCGAATCAGTGTGATTACGTTTGAACCGTTGGAGGACAAACTAGTTAAAAACATGTTTAAAGAACGGTCAACCGTTCAAGATGTTCCCCGTGGTTTACCAGTCATTCCTGAATCATTAATGCCGCATTTTAAATTGATTAACCGAAAACCTATTCGACCAAGTAAAGCTGAATTAATTAGAAATCACCGTTCACACAGTGCAAGATTAAGAACCATTGAACGAATTAAATAA
- the murD gene encoding UDP-N-acetylmuramoyl-L-alanine--D-glutamate ligase has product MRKVTSYKNKKILILGTGMSGINAAKLLMKLGADVTLSDNQPVSKIPKAKHLADTTPAKLIAGKQTPDILDNHYDLMVKNPGISYDNPVVQRALAINLPMIVEVEIASEINPGELINVTGSNGKTTTTMLITRMLNQHRPEGKTYDAGNIGISASQVAQKMSPKDTMVMEISSFMLLGITTLHPHIAVITNIKSNHLDYHKTRANYVRAKMRITKNQTSDDYLILNFNSPEMRELSKSSKAQIVPFCTDGYTKAGAYEQDGKLYFRGHYVMDAKDIKIHGQYNVENALAAIAVAKLNHRSDQDIHHVLATFSGASNRNQYVLTYDGRIFFNDSKSTDIDSTEAALESFHHPIILLCGGLDRGYKFDRLVPDLKKYVKGLVAFGQTKQLMKDAAEKAGISQIKVVDNIDQAVPAAYKMSSKGSIILLSPANASWDQYPNFEVRGARYVKDIEKLTGKKRQK; this is encoded by the coding sequence ATGCGAAAAGTTACTAGTTATAAAAACAAAAAGATATTAATTTTAGGTACTGGTATGAGTGGTATTAATGCCGCTAAGTTACTGATGAAATTGGGTGCAGATGTGACTTTAAGTGACAATCAGCCGGTATCTAAGATTCCAAAAGCAAAGCATTTAGCTGACACTACACCCGCTAAATTGATTGCTGGTAAACAGACCCCTGATATTTTAGATAATCATTATGATTTAATGGTTAAGAACCCAGGAATTTCATATGATAATCCCGTTGTCCAGAGGGCCCTCGCAATTAATTTACCAATGATCGTCGAAGTGGAAATTGCTAGTGAAATTAATCCTGGTGAATTGATCAACGTCACCGGCAGTAATGGTAAGACCACTACCACGATGTTAATCACCAGAATGCTCAATCAGCATCGCCCTGAAGGTAAAACTTATGATGCCGGTAATATTGGAATTTCCGCATCACAGGTTGCTCAGAAAATGTCTCCTAAAGACACCATGGTGATGGAAATTTCTAGTTTTATGCTTTTAGGCATTACGACTTTGCATCCACATATCGCTGTAATCACTAATATTAAGTCCAATCATTTAGATTATCATAAGACTCGTGCCAATTACGTTCGTGCCAAAATGAGAATCACTAAGAATCAGACTTCTGATGATTACCTAATCTTGAATTTCAATTCTCCTGAAATGCGTGAATTGAGTAAATCAAGTAAAGCCCAAATCGTTCCGTTCTGTACCGATGGATATACTAAAGCCGGCGCCTACGAACAGGATGGCAAGCTTTACTTCAGAGGCCATTATGTAATGGACGCTAAGGACATTAAGATTCATGGTCAATATAACGTTGAAAATGCATTAGCTGCGATTGCTGTCGCAAAGTTAAATCATCGTTCTGATCAGGATATTCATCACGTTCTAGCAACCTTTAGCGGTGCTAGTAACCGTAACCAGTATGTTTTGACCTATGACGGTCGCATCTTCTTTAACGATTCTAAGTCAACCGATATTGATTCGACAGAAGCGGCTTTAGAAAGTTTCCATCATCCAATCATTTTACTTTGTGGTGGCCTTGATCGTGGTTACAAATTTGATCGACTAGTTCCTGATTTAAAGAAGTACGTCAAAGGTTTAGTGGCATTTGGTCAGACTAAACAGTTAATGAAAGACGCTGCTGAAAAAGCTGGGATTTCACAGATTAAAGTCGTTGATAACATCGACCAAGCCGTTCCAGCAGCTTATAAGATGAGTTCTAAGGGTAGCATCATTCTCTTGTCACCAGCTAACGCTAGTTGGGATCAATACCCTAATTTTGAAGTTCGTGGCGCTCGTTATGTTAAAGATATTGAAAAATTAACTGGTAAAAAGAGGCAAAAATAA
- the mraY gene encoding phospho-N-acetylmuramoyl-pentapeptide-transferase, whose product MMSWIVPIMISFVITVVFMPSLIRYFRGKHEGQTILMDGPKWQKGKNGTPTMGGFLFIIAIVIASIIYGLITHNLSSSLWILMFIFVLYGLLGMCDDSIKIFHKRNMGLKAWQKFSGQVIGAIIFTWVYSLKFPMALRIPGYGDLHLGFWYVIFIIFWLTGFSNAVNLADGIDGLVSGLATIAFAAYGVVAMYQGRIDILIFCAAVVGGLLGFLIFNHKPAKIFMGDMGSLALGGALAAVSILLHHELSLLWIGLVFVIETASVILQVASYKTTGKRIFPMTPIHHSFEMMGWNEWQIDFAFWGVALFVAITGVWAII is encoded by the coding sequence ATGATGAGTTGGATAGTCCCAATCATGATTAGTTTTGTAATTACAGTTGTATTTATGCCCAGTTTAATTCGTTATTTTAGGGGCAAGCATGAAGGTCAAACCATTTTAATGGATGGCCCTAAATGGCAGAAGGGTAAGAACGGTACCCCAACGATGGGTGGCTTCTTATTTATTATTGCGATCGTGATTGCTTCCATTATTTATGGATTAATTACCCATAATTTATCAAGTTCGCTGTGGATTCTGATGTTTATCTTCGTTCTCTATGGCTTATTAGGAATGTGTGATGACAGCATCAAAATTTTCCACAAACGAAATATGGGACTAAAAGCTTGGCAGAAATTTTCCGGTCAGGTAATTGGTGCCATTATTTTTACGTGGGTTTACAGCCTTAAATTCCCGATGGCCTTAAGGATTCCTGGCTACGGTGATCTTCATTTAGGCTTTTGGTACGTTATCTTCATTATTTTCTGGTTAACGGGCTTTTCAAATGCCGTCAATCTAGCTGATGGTATCGATGGCTTAGTAAGTGGCTTAGCTACAATTGCTTTTGCAGCTTATGGTGTCGTAGCCATGTATCAAGGTCGAATCGATATTCTTATCTTTTGTGCAGCCGTAGTCGGTGGCTTATTAGGCTTCTTAATCTTCAACCATAAACCAGCTAAGATCTTTATGGGTGATATGGGATCCCTTGCTTTAGGTGGAGCTTTAGCCGCCGTTTCGATTCTATTACATCATGAATTATCATTACTATGGATTGGATTAGTATTCGTAATTGAAACCGCAAGTGTCATTTTGCAAGTTGCTTCTTATAAGACGACTGGTAAACGAATCTTTCCAATGACTCCAATTCACCATTCATTCGAAATGATGGGCTGGAACGAATGGCAGATCGACTTCGCCTTCTGGGGAGTTGCTTTATTTGTTGCAATTACTGGTGTTTGGGCTATTATTTAG
- a CDS encoding DUF3397 family protein produces the protein MIKLFFLQIVALFAICIILDWLRLIINKFHQKEFKLRLIDSMPILALIFIHQLTINPKGFSWDPVLIIGWMFIGILVLIHKAFTKHQLSHKNFYRTLWRIGDLYFLVAWIFAGIVSTL, from the coding sequence GTGATAAAATTATTTTTTTTACAGATCGTAGCTTTATTCGCCATCTGCATAATTTTAGATTGGTTACGATTAATTATTAATAAATTTCATCAAAAGGAATTTAAGTTACGGTTAATTGATTCCATGCCGATATTGGCTTTGATTTTTATTCACCAGTTAACAATTAATCCGAAGGGCTTTTCGTGGGATCCGGTCTTAATAATTGGCTGGATGTTCATCGGAATTTTAGTTTTGATCCATAAAGCATTCACAAAACATCAATTAAGCCACAAGAATTTTTACCGAACGTTATGGCGAATCGGCGATTTATATTTCTTGGTTGCATGGATATTTGCCGGAATTGTGAGTACATTATAA
- the ftsZ gene encoding cell division protein FtsZ, whose amino-acid sequence MKFSLDSNRSQNAKIKVIGVGGGGGNAVNRMIADKVSGVEFIVANTDVQALEASQAETKIQLGPKLTRGLGAGSDPAVGSKAAEESEEAIGEALQGADMVFVTAGMGGGTGNGAAPIIAKIAKDQGALTVGVVTRPFSFEGPRRAKYAAEGVAALKQNVDTLIVIANNRLLEMVDKKTPMMEAFKEADNVLRQGVQGISDLITNPGYVNLDFADVTTVMQNQGSALMGIGTATGENRIAEATKKAISSPLLEVSISGAKQVLLNITGGPDLSLFEAQDASNIVAQATSNDVNIIFGTSIDKNLGDGVRVTVIATGIEKNRAGHNTNANSSKDHVAKAHKHSDTLGHQDHVAKPRHNRRNSSLLKNWNVNDSNHGRNLHSTPDKNKFNPFNFNQVHKSNESKHDSSSDNLPPFFKFRRKH is encoded by the coding sequence ATGAAATTTTCGTTAGACTCTAACCGAAGTCAAAACGCAAAAATTAAAGTCATCGGTGTCGGCGGTGGCGGTGGTAATGCCGTTAACCGTATGATCGCTGATAAAGTCAGTGGTGTTGAATTTATCGTTGCTAATACGGATGTTCAGGCATTAGAAGCATCACAGGCTGAAACTAAAATTCAATTAGGGCCTAAATTAACTCGAGGTTTAGGTGCTGGATCCGATCCAGCAGTTGGTAGTAAGGCTGCTGAAGAAAGTGAAGAAGCCATCGGTGAAGCCCTTCAAGGTGCTGACATGGTATTCGTTACTGCTGGTATGGGCGGTGGTACCGGTAACGGTGCTGCTCCGATCATTGCCAAAATTGCCAAAGACCAGGGTGCATTAACCGTTGGTGTTGTTACCCGGCCATTTAGTTTTGAAGGCCCGCGTCGTGCTAAATATGCTGCTGAAGGTGTCGCTGCATTAAAGCAGAACGTTGACACTTTAATTGTCATTGCTAATAATCGTTTATTAGAAATGGTTGATAAAAAGACGCCAATGATGGAAGCCTTTAAAGAAGCCGACAATGTCTTACGTCAAGGTGTTCAGGGCATTTCTGACTTAATCACTAACCCTGGTTACGTTAACTTAGACTTTGCTGATGTTACGACCGTTATGCAAAATCAAGGTTCAGCTCTGATGGGTATTGGTACCGCTACTGGCGAAAACCGAATTGCGGAAGCCACTAAGAAAGCGATTTCCTCACCATTATTAGAAGTTTCAATCAGTGGCGCTAAGCAGGTTCTATTGAACATTACCGGTGGTCCTGATTTATCACTATTTGAAGCTCAGGATGCATCTAATATCGTTGCCCAAGCTACCAGTAATGATGTCAACATCATCTTTGGTACATCAATTGATAAGAACTTAGGTGATGGTGTTCGAGTTACCGTAATCGCTACAGGAATTGAAAAGAACCGAGCCGGCCACAATACCAACGCTAATTCTTCAAAGGATCATGTTGCTAAGGCTCATAAGCATTCTGATACTTTAGGCCACCAGGATCACGTCGCTAAGCCACGTCATAATCGTCGTAATTCATCATTATTAAAGAATTGGAACGTAAATGACTCTAATCATGGCCGTAATCTTCATTCAACTCCAGATAAGAATAAGTTTAATCCCTTTAACTTCAACCAAGTTCATAAGTCTAATGAATCAAAGCATGATTCATCAAGTGATAACTTACCGCCGTTCTTTAAGTTCCGTCGTAAGCATTAA